The stretch of DNA ttttgtttatttgagagagaaagcatgaaagagactacaagcaggggagaggggtagaggaaaAATCAGACTCTCTGTTGatcagggatcctgatgtggaactcaattccaggaccttgggatcatgacctgagccgaaggcaaacacttaattgactgagccacccaggtgcccttccactactgggtatttatccaaagaaaatgaaaacactaattccaaaagatatatgcaaccctatgtttattgtagtattattaacaatagccaaggTATAGAAGGAACCCAAGTGTTGATCATTAGGTGAATGTATAAGGAAGATgtgacacacacactcacatacatacacagaaaggaatattatgcagccataaaaaggatggtatcctgtcatttgtgacaacatggatggacctaggaggcattatgctaagcaagcCAGACTGCGAGAGACTAGCCTCTCTTAatattttgtctttggtttttggAAGTCTAATTATGATTGTCTATGTGTGGCTTTCTTTGAACATAACCTGCTTGGAATTTCTAAGATTTCCTAGATCTGTGGCTCAATGTCTTtctcagttttggaaaattctcagccaatACTGCAtttattcccttctttctctccttttcaaatttcaatttatatGTTTGGCTGTTTACCACGTCCTAtgtctttctcaaactcttttatctactttctttttaaaagattttattgatttattcatgagagatccacagaaagaggcaaagatataggcagagggagaagcaggctccctgcaagagcccaatgcgggacttgatcccaggaccctgggaccacgacctgagccaaaagtagatgctcaaccaccgagccacccaggcgtccctcttttctctgttttcattcttttcttcagtACGATATTTTCTACTGACCTAATTAACAGttcattattctcttttgttAAATCTGCTTTAAGCACATCTATtaagttattatatttttgtttggttcCAGAATTgttatttaattctgtttttaaaatacattctagTTCTTCCCTGGTGAATTACTTTGTCTTAGcatttaatttcttgaaaaaaaattatctcaattgttttagtgtttattttacaCATCTCCAATAACTGGATTGCCTatgttttccttgtttgttttttcactgcttttttttctttcttaattttcttaatccTGTCATCTGCCAGGAtgcttggcaatttttttttaagattttatttatttattcatgagagacacacagagaaaggcagagacataggcagagggagaagcaggctccctgcggggagctagatgcaggacttgatcccaggactctgggatcatgacctgagcccaaagcagacgcttaactactgagccacccaggtgtcccttggcaATTTTTGATTAAATGCCagatattatatatgaaatattatagtGTCTCTATATGTTGTTCTGTCCCTGCATTTTCATTTGACTGGCAGTTAGAACATATGCAAATCACCTTTTGCTGACCAGTAATTGAGGTAATTTGAAAAAGGGAGTTGATTCTCCCAAGGCTTTTGGCTTGCTCTTGTCTTCATGCATACAGTCTTTCAAGAGCTTCACCTGAAACCCTGGGTGTTTAATCAGTGCCCTTCCTCCACAGTAGGTTGTAAACTGATATTTGTTCTGCAGGTGTTGTGAGACTCCTGCATATCCTCCTTCACTGTGAAACTACTTAGCTCCTGCTGGGTTTCGTTTCTTTACCTTTCACCCCCTACAGCATCAAAGGAGGCATATTTCTTTGGGGAGAAAGTGAAGTTGAAGGTTGCTTTCACTTTTCTGAGGTTTCATTTCCTGAGCATTTTGCTTCCTCTGGTCCCAGCTATCTCGGTAGTGCTGAAACCCAATTATTTTCTCTCCatcaaaaatctcaaaaatccTTGCAATGTAACTTTCCTTTTTGGCCTTTTGGCCCAGTGCTACTTGGAATCAGTTGATGTTTCAAAAGTAAAGGTAGCAGAGACTGTCAGGTTCACAAGAAtgcctctgccttccttctgggTTCTTGATTCCTCTCTTGAGTTCTTAGTTTTgattccattcttttaaaaaaaaattcttgatacaagtctttgaaatatttttttcagaaacagtaaaaagctttttcttttcctcatttgtttcactgggaaaatattttgtcTCTTACTTTCATACGTAACCTAACTGAATGAATAAACCCAATGATAACATTTTACCTTCTGTGTTTCTTGGTTCATTTTTGTTCTGTGGTCTAGTGTTACTCCTGAAGCTAgtcttgaggatttttttcctttgttgataATTTGAATTTGGCTTTATTCtagatattaaaagaattatcaGCATATGTGTCAACATAATCTCATTTCATTAATAATCCTATAATAGAGTAAATGTACTGTTTTGGTTGTTTTAGGAGCAGAATGTGTTATTCTTTTTGTAGGTATATTCTACATAtttattactttgaaataaaataaatgtaggacatatttttctcatttaacaaaattaagccaatattaaaaaatatatttgttgtagGGCATTCATATATGCTCTACTTCTAGATAAACTAATAAGTAGAAGGCCCTCCAATAGTGATTCTTTACAGTTAGTCAGATAATAGATGTTATTACAATTATATTCTGTGCAgatatattgtatacatatatatatatatatgggtacGACatacaaagttttctttttcaaaaattgtatCATATATGTTTTATTGCAATTTGCTTTTCTCACTTTATGATATAGCCTGGACTCTTTTCGAGGTAGCAAAATATTCTGGTTATCTGTTGTCAATAACAAATTACTCCCCAAAAGTGGCTTAAAACACCAATTTATTATTACCTCTTCTtgtctgtgggtcaggaattcagacagGGTAGAGTGAGGATGGCTTGTCCCTGCCCTACAATATCTTGGGCCTCAGCTGAGAAGAATGTTACAGCAGGGGCCTGAATATCTGGAGATTGTCcagatcttccttccttccttatttcctgcctgacttccttcattccttctttccgttcttcctctatctctccctcccaccaTCCTTTCTTGTAGCCTTTCCACACAAGAAAGCTTGGGCTGCCTCACAACATGGTACCTGAACTCTGTATAGAGTGATTCTGGGCTTCAGGAAAGTGTTCCAAGGGACAGGAAATGGAAGCTTCTAGTTTCTTAAGTCTGAGGCTTGGAAACCAACACAAAATAATTTGCATATTCTATTAAAGAATTAATAGATCCTGTTCAGATTCAAGGGCAGGGAGACGTAGATCTCAGCTCTTGAAGAGGAATATTAAAGCGTTTGTGGTCATAATTAATTCTTCatagtaaaaaattatttacattattccaacatgaaaaatacacagaaacatCTAAAAGCTTCAGAGAAATTCACCTCCTTGTGGCCCCAGGCTCAGGCTTGAGGTCCTGGATTTGTTTATCTAGAACAGGTTCAGGTGTGGATGAGGCTCTCTGGAGATCTGTGAAGATCTGTCaacttctctgcccttccctgaaCACTCAACATACACAGGTGAGACAGAGATGTAACACCTGTAATAGACCTCACATCCAATAAAGGGGGACACGGGAGCTGTTTCCTGTAGTGCTCACTGATTATAGCAATACTGAAATCCAGCTTGTCTCCCATAAGAAACAGCAGCCTGTGTGCATGTTTGCAGCCTGTTCACTACCTTGTGAAGACTGGGGACTCGATGGTCTCCTTTGCTTTTGTACTGTCTCAGTCTCTTTTTGTCCCAAGCTGATATATTCTCTTTAAATCACTAAGTGTTCCTTTGattcaaattataatttatcCATTGGACAAAAGCCAATCTTACATATTTCTTGAAGAATCGCCCTTCTCTATCATTAACCCCTGGTGAAGCTGCTAAGCGAACATGTTACAGATTCTTAGAAGCTCTTCCAGGCATGCCCTTAAAAATGTGTGAGGTCTTAACAAAGGATCTTCTTGCTCCATCTTCAACTTAATCTTTATCCAGAGACCACATTTTATTGCCCTGGATTTGTTAGCCTTTGCCTGGAGATCACTAGAATGTACCAGCATGTCCTGGTTCTTTCTATTTCCTCTAAATTCTAcagaaaaaaacccccaaagaaTAGTTTTATCTTTAATGCATCTCTGCTTGTCTTTTATCATCAGCATCTAGGAAAATTCAGTTGGCCCTTTCTGTGGAAAGGGAAGTCTTGGAAGTCTCCCTTGTCAGATCCATGAGTTCATTAGGTACCTTCTTGTTTGTCACATTATGAGAGGCAACAGTTTTGCTCACTGTCCTACGAGTACATGACTCAGGTACTCTATCGTATAGTCTGCAGGAGCAATTCCCTCAGTGTCCTTCAAGTCCTCTCCAAGAGTCTCCTTGAGGCCTGTGCAGCTTTGGCTAAAACAGTTTTTCAAGGCACTGCTCTTGCCCATTGTTCAATCTGAAAGAAAGCCAGTGTGTTCAGTTTttatgcagcagcagcagcctgctTCCAGATACCAAAGTTTGTTCTCCTTATCTGTTGCTGCCTAACAAACCACTCTAAAACCTCTAGCCACAAAGTAGAAAATGCGTGTTGTAAAAAATCCAACGCATTCTAAATCCTGTATTTTGATGGAATACATGAAAAGCTTTACCTTCCAGCATGTACGCACCCACATGATTCTTCTTTTCCTGCCCATTTCTGTTTGGAACACACCAgaccccttccttcccctctaccCTGGGGTGTCTTGGGCACTCAAAGTATATGTGTATCTTGAAAgtaaaggcaaagaagaaaaggtaGGGGACAGGGATAAGGTAGAGGCAGGAATGACTTTGGCTATGTCAGAAAATGATTACCAGGTGGTGAGGTTGCTATTGCGCAAGTGTCCTATTTGTCACTTGGAGTCTCAAAGCTAGGGGTAGGTGGTAGAAGGAAGTTACCCTCTATCCCTAGCTTTCTCCTAGAGGGCTGTATTATTCTGGGTTGGAGAGAATACTTATGCTAAATCCAGCTACAAATGCTGGATAAAGGGAAGTCCCTCCCACCTATTTTCTTCTATGTTGCTTTTAGCTTCCTTTCTGATAATTGGTACAAAattttctttggcattttaaCAGGAAGGGGCAGACACAATTTTGACCCTTAATATAGACTGAACACATTTTGACCCTTAATAAACACCTATAGAAGTTAGAGCAAGGGTATTGCAGGCCTTTGAACCTGCAACTCTCTTAACCTTAAAATAGTCATTGTTGGTAAGACCAAGGAAACTGCATTGCAAATGTTCACGAAAGTCTGTGCCCCTGGCTTCTTTAGTTTTTGAGGTCTGCTGAGAGTAGTATTTCCAGAAGAAAGAACCTTGATCTTTTCCCCAAGGTAACTTTGGTTTGTGTTAACTGCTCACTGACAATGAAAACAGCCAACTTTTGCTGAAAGCCTCTTTGATGCCCAGAAGTGATTTGTGTGACTCCTCTCTAAGGGACTGCTTTTTCACAAGAtcacatttaatctttacaacaacctGATGGAGGAGATACcgtaattatccccattttacagatgaggaaagtgagattTAGAGAGATCACACAACTGGCCCAAGTCCAcacaggcagggagggcagagaccTCCTGCCAGATGTATCCTAGTCTGGTTAAGTGGTGACCCATACCTTCTACCAGGAAACCCCATCATGTGCATGCTGTGAAAATTCAACCCAGTACATtggaagatctaattggctttattaaatgattcatgaatcaggctgcaccccatctagcaagtagagaggCTGTATGAGGAGTTGTATGTACTGGAAGGGTtttatggggggaggggcaagactgttattagcaaaagaaaaggattgtGCCAGTCAGATCTGCTTTCCAGGGCAGAAAGGCTAGGGTCTTAGCATGTAGGGGGCCTCCCCTTCCTTTGGGGGGCTAGTGAGGGCCCAGGTGGTGAACTCATTGGCACGGATTAACAAATTCCTGGCCAACCTGTTAACATTAAATTTCTGAGGGAGGATGAAACTGCACTTAGATTGGGGAATGAAGCCCGAGTTTGGCAATTCCGTCTAGATGACACCATTTTGGGcctgggcctgtggttttctacccccccccccaccccttttttttattataatagacTTGCCTAGGGGTTTTGGGTGACCCTGTTGACACGCAGAAAGTGACAAAACAATTGCTTACAGACACAACAGACTGTTAGAAGATGCAGTTTTCATGCAAATGGAGAGATCACAGGAAAAGATCATACCAAGACCCCACGAACTCTGTTCCTCTGCCTGCAACCCTTCATGGAAATCTCTGAAAATGATTTCAATGCATCTCCAAACTAAGGACAAAAGACTCCGCTGGTGGCTCAAGAAGATAATCTGGGGGAAGCAGGACTGGTTCAAGAAAAGATAGTAATAACACAGGGTAGCAAGTGCTAAATGCCAAAGGAATGGTGCCCGTGTTGAATGTTATGAAGACTCAGAGGAACCATGCCCAGGCTGCAAGCCTGGCAAGGAGGGGACCCTGATTAACTTGTGTGTCTGGCTGGCAGTGCCAATGCCCACATTCCCTTGGCAGCTGCACCAGCCAACAGAGGGGTGATTGCTGAGCTGTTTGGACCAGAGGCTGGTGGCAGTATCGCCTGCTTTGTTCCTGATTGGTGtaagaatgtttatatatatacctTATTCTTTGATTCTGAGAACCGGAGGCATCTGAGCTGGTGAGCAGTCTTTCTGCCACCTAGAGGGGACAAGAAACTTGGGACCCTGGAAAGGAGGGTGCTGTAAGGAAGGACTAGCTTGCTGCAGCCAGGTGGGTTGTTCCTTCTCCCTTGGCAcaccctggggaggagcagaaaggcACCGGAAGGCATCTGTCTCCTAGGCGGTCTGAGACCCACCTTggtgtgtggatttttttcttttgcttgacaACACCAGCCTCTGTTGCAACGTGCATTCTGTCAGCCACTGGGCACAGGAGAGGTAGACTGCTGTGGACTGGAAAGTTGATTGGAGACTCTGAGCTAGAATGTTGCCCTTGAGGCGTGGGGCAGAGAGACTAAGGGTCCGGGCACGGACTTGGAGAGGTCAGCACCGGGCGGTGGCAGAGGGCCCCAGCTCACACCTGTGCCCAAGCGCCCTCTCCCCGCTCCTCAGACCCATCCTGTGACCTTGGAAAGCGAAGCGGGGGGCCAAAGCAGGTGCTGTCGGGCTGCGGCGAGCGGGGTCAGGGGTGGGCGCGGGGTGGCTGGAGCAGGCGTGGGCCGGCCGGACTCCGCTCCCGCCCCTCCGctcgccacccccccccccccccccccggccccgggcgcgGCCGCAGGTGTGACTGTGGCCCGGGGACGAAGCGGTTAAGGTGGGGGGCGCTTGGCGAGTTGTCCAATACGGAGAAGCAGCAGTTTGCCGGAGTTAACGTGGGCAGCTCCTttggggaggaaaaggaggaccGTCTGCCAAGCTGCAGCTCGCCCCCCGCGTGTGTGccgtgtgtgcgcgcgcgccgAGGCGTTCCTCAGGTTGCGCTGCCTGGAAACCGAGGGAGCCATTGGAGaggcggaggggtgggggtggggtgggggctccccgTCCCTCGCAgaggccggggcgcgggcggccgagGCGAGCCCTGGACCCCGGCTCGCgagccgcgggcgcaggctgagcgCGCACGGCGCTGCGGGCGGCCTCCAGGCCCCGGGGGCCGGCCGGGGAGGAGCCGGGGAGGAGGCCGGAGCTGCATGGAGTTTCTGGGGCGCGCAACTCCGGCGGGGCCTCGGCCACTGGGCTCCGGGGCGCAGCGAGGCAGCCGCGCACATGGGCTGAGCCCGCGCGCCGGGGCTCTGCACGGCCAGCGGGAGCGGGAGGGGTAGAGGAGCGCGCCGCgcgggggtgcgggtgcgggtgcgggtgcgggtgcggggcaCGCGGCCCCGGACGGGAGCGGAGGACAAGGACAGGGCGGAGCGCGCCCGGATCGCGCTCCGAGCCGACGAGGGGCTCGCGCCGGCCCGGCGCGCGCTTGGGGAGCGGCCCGGGGCGCCGTGGGAGCCGGCGGCGGCGAGGATGCCGGCTCGGGGACGCGGCTGCCGGCCGGGGGTGTGAGCGCCAGGCTGAGCGCTGCCCGCCGGCGCCCgcggccgcgccgccccctccctgcGGGCCTCGGAGGAAGCCCCCCGCGCCGCGCGGAGGCGCCTCGGAACCGGGCTTCGGGGCAGCGggcccgcgcggccgccccggCCCAGCCAGAGGTGAGTGCCTtggccgcccgcgcccgcgcccctgcccctgcccccgcccgcgcccccgcccgcgcccctgcccccgcccgcgccccccgcccccgcccccgccccggcccggccccgagcgggccgcccgcccgcctcccATACCTATTGGTGCGGGCaggaggcccggggcgggggcgcccagACACCTGGCCCTCTCctggggcggcgcggggcggggaagGGCCGCGGAGGTCCGGCTCGGGCGTCCCGGACCGCGCGGGCTGAGGCTGGGCGCCGGCAGCGGGAAGGACGGGGAGCAGGGGAGCCTCACCGCAGCCAGGTGGGGGAGCAGGGCGGCGTCCAGGTCTCGGGGAGCCGGAGTCATGGCGATCGGAGGGCGGGACGCAGGGTTCCCTCCACCTCCGGCCCCGGCGCGGCCGCTCGCCCTCCTGGGCGCACGCTCCTGGCCGCCacccgccggggggggggggggggggtccgcggGCCCCGGGGAGCGCGGGGTGACCGGGGGGGGGGCCCGGAGGCCGCCGCTCGGCGGGTCCCCGGGCCCGAGCAGCTCCCCGGGGCGGGCCCCGGTGGTCCCGGGCAGCCGGAGATTCCGCGGGGCCCCAGCTCCCCCGGACCGGCGCGACGGGGAGCGAACTTCCCGAGACTTGGCCCGAGGGCGCCAGGCAGCAGCAGGTAGTTCTGGGGCGGGCCTCGGGGCACCCCCGACGGGTGCTGGCGCGGCGGGGACCCGGGCTGCGCCCCCCGCCTCCTGGGCCCGGCCGCGTGCGccctcggcccccgccccccgccctccgccctccgccgcGGCGCTTCCCGCTGCTCTTTTACGCTTTGCGGAGGCGAGTGAGGAAGGCGCCTCGCGAGCGGTCGGCTGCAAGCCCTGAGCCCAGGTAAAAGTGTGCCTGCAGTTCCTCGGGTGCCAAGACTGGGGCGccatccccaggccccagcctaTGTTTCCGCAGAAAAGGAGACTTTCCCGGGCTCGGAGAGCAGCGAGAGCGCCTGCTGTGCGGGGCCGCGTTGGGTCGTGCCCGCTCAAGCCTGAGGATGCTACTGATGATGGCTTTGGCGCGTGCACGGGAGCCTCCTCGGTGGTCGGGCTGGGTGACCTCTCTGGGAACAGTGGGGAGACTTCTGCCCCCTGGATGTCCAGACACACAGCATTTGTGCAAGTGGGAAACTCCTCTAACTCTTCAGATTGCTATGTTCTGCTGCTTTAACTGCTGGCTTTCGGTCAAAAAGATAAACTCTTTTTCAATTCGGGGATCAGAGCTTTGGAAAGGGTTTTAAAGCCATTTGGTGTGAAATTGTCTTGAGGCTAGagcaggacttcttttttttttttttttttttagtgggagTCGGACTCCAGCTCTTCTCCTCGCTTgttggtggtttttattttgactttgtaGGGTGGAAGGGAGTGTTGGTGGCATCCCAAGTGTATTTGCTGTTTGTTTATCTGAGGCTCTGACCGAAGTCTGAGGTGGCAACCCAGACCTCTGCTGGGCCTGAGGTCTGTTGTGCCTGAGGTCGGTTTAGGATTCATTCCTAGAGCTACATAACTTTGCTAGCCCCTTAGGCTGTCCCTGGCACCCCCACGAATGCCCCATGGATGGCCTGGGCTGTGTGCCCCAGTGGCCTGCCTGGTGGAAGCCCAGCAGCGTCGCACCCCTGGCAAAGTTCACTGCAGACGTGTGGGTTTTTCATGGCAGTGGCTGCCTGAAGAGCAGCTCTGTTTACTGAGAAGCTGGTCTACAGCACTGAAGTTGGTCACTGGATGTATCCAAGTGgagtaatgaaaacaaaacactccGGTAACACAATCCCGAGGATATTTTATTGGAGGAGCGCTAAATCTTCTTAGAATTGTTCATCAGGATCACCTTTCTCTGAACTCTGAACGTTAATATTGCCAGCAATCAGGCCTTTAGTGAGGGTGCAAAATAAGGGCTTTTTAGAAGGAGAGTAATTTAATTCAGCTGGTTCTGTGGAGAAAAGGATAGGTGGGACTTGATGAAAACACACAACTCCCTTTTCTCACCAAGGGGTgctggggatgggatggggtggtgTGAGGTGAGGGCGTCTGTATGTGCGACAGCTGCATGGTTGAGTCGAACATTTATCTACACAGTGGGAGGCCTCTGATCAGGGCTTAAATATTGGGCAGGGTTGGGCTCTagcctagaaatttattttgcgTAGCAAGTGGCCTTGCGAGGACGGGTGtgctcctggggcagcagctGGGGAGAGGTACCTGTGAGCTGGTCCCTGGGCCTGGTGCCGCAGCCCCTCCGCACTGGCAGCCCATGCAGTGCTCACTGGGTGGCAGAAGGGGGCGCTAGTTCTCATATTGGGAGGAATTCTCTGGCTCTAGTAGGACTTGGGGGATTTGAGGTCTTTGGAGACCCTCTTAATTCAGCCTTCTGAGACCCGACTCGGTACCAGCCACTTTTCCACATTTGGGTTCACGttatccttcttttttcttctttggaaattgATGCCAAGCGAGGGAGGTCAAATAACTTCCCTGAGACGTTGCAGCTTGTGGGTAAGAGGCAGGGTTTGGGGTTTGATTCTCAGAGGCTGGGGTTCTTGATTCTAAGCCCAGGGATCTCGCTACACGGCTACGTATGAGCCAAATAGTGTTTCAGTAACCTCTGACCGTCCGTGCTTGGTTTAGCGTCAGCCCCTGAGTGGGTGCCCTATGTTTGGTGAGTGAATCCAGGTCAGCATCTAGTTGCTCATTACCGATGAGGAAGCTCAGGCACTGGGGgagatctggggggggggggcggtgctggggcTCCCTCCATGTGCGCCCACACTGGAGCTCTGTGAGGTTCCGGGCTAGGTTGATTTGATTAtaggctgctgctgcttctttgctTGCCCGTTCCCTGTCTGTGCCCACATTGGTATGGGGTAGGTGGAATCTTTGCCCTTTACTCAAGGCTTAAACTGATGTAGTCAGAGTGTCTGAAATGTCTTCTCATGATGGAGAGCCATCAGGTAGTGTCACCAGCAACAGCCTCTGAAACGACGTGCATCCTGACCAGCAAGGAAACCATTCTTCAGGAGGCCAGAGCCTGGACTGATCCCTCGGTCGCCCAGTTTGAGGGTGGTCCTGAGTATGGTTGGAAAGGAGGGAAACAAAAACACACTGTTGCATCCAACATGGGCTTTTCAACGTGAATTACGTTTTTAATCATTTAACAgcttgttggattttttttttttgttgttgttaaaatgcATTAAGTGCCTCTTATGTGGTTACGGATATAGAGATGAATATGACACAGTGCCTGTCATCAAAACATTCACAGTTTAGTGGGGAAGGCAGACCATGTGTTAGGGATACACATTTGTGAGCAGAGACGGGAGGCACCCAGCCTAGCATGGAAGTGGTGTCTGAGCTCAGCTTTCTGATGATTATGGAGTGGTCAGCCTTGAACGGGTGTCTCAATGGAGAAGAAATAGGATGAGCAAGCAGCTTGGAGTTTGCAGTTCCTGGAGCTtagaggtggaggcagggagtgGCAAGAGAAGAGATTGGAATGATGGAGAGGATGATGGAGGATCAGGGCTCAGCATTTCTCTACTGGGGGTGGGCAGTGTGGTCAGTTTCCAGTTTTAGGTAAGTCTGGTTGGGGACTTTGTGGAGAATGGGTTTGCCAAGGAGAAGACCAGAGATGTGGACACCAGCAAGGTTGGGGGCAACAGAAACCCACTGTGGCTAAAACCTGAAACACACAAAGAGCTTATACTAGCAGTAGTGATGGGAGCTTGCATCTGAAGAATCAGTTATGGGATGGATGGGAATAAGGTTGGCAGGAGTTACCTTCCCGTTCCTGTCAGGTGATACTATGGAAGTAAATAATCTCTAAACTTacccatcatcttcatcatcccATTATTCTGCTACCTTCTTAATGCTCAGAGGAAGTGTCCGATTTGCAGAGCTTTGGGCAGGGCattgggatggggagagggagagttttCTGAAAGGAAGCTGGAATGCTCCTGCTGGAAGACAGTGGCATAGACACTGGTCATCTCCTCCCCAGGAGGGAGAGTTGGCAGGACTTACTGATTAATTGATGTAGGAGTAGGAGAAGGGGAAGGGTAGAGTGTGGCCACTGGGTTTCTGGTTTAGGTGATGGTCTGGATGAGCAAAACAAAGGTCAGGCCAAGACCATGTAACTCACTTGTTTTCCCACCGGCAGCGCTGCGGGCAGCTGTCCATGACCAGGCTGCAGGAGAAGGTGGTGacctattttaaaaagtctcattAAGGGCCGGTGCTGCTGTGCGTAAGGCCTGTTTAAGTAGGTTACTTTATCTCCTGTCCCACAAATCTGGATacttggaaaacattttcattcattcaactgatattTCCTGAGCATCTCTGGTTCAGGTACTGAGGAACATGGTGAATTAGAGATGGTATTCTAGCAGTGTaatccacaataaaaaataaaaataggcaataaAATTTGAAGATATAACTGAGACAGATGCAGGGGCCACTTCAGATTGGGTGGTCAACGAAGTCCTCACTGAAGAGCTATATTTAAGCTGGGTAAGTTGGGAAAGGTCTGGAGAAGAACTTCTGGTGGTGGGAGCAAGTAGTGCAAAGGTGCTGAGGTAGGAACAAGCCAGGTGCATTAGAAGAACAGGAAGGAGGGTAGTGTGGCAGGAGATGAGTTCAGAGAATCAGGGGCTAGTTCATGGGGGGCCTGA from Vulpes vulpes isolate BD-2025 chromosome 3, VulVul3, whole genome shotgun sequence encodes:
- the LOC112934100 gene encoding uncharacterized protein isoform X3, whose protein sequence is MAPQSWHPRNCRHTFTWAQGLQPTAREAPSSLASAKRKRAAGSAAAEGGGRGAGAEGARGRAQEAGGAARVPAAPAPVGGAPRPAPELPAAAWRPRAKSREVRSPSRRSGGAGAPRNLRLPGTTGARPGELLGPGDPPSGGLRAPPPVTPRSPGPADPPPPPPAGGGQERAPRRASGRAGAGGGGNPASRPPIAMTPAPRDLDAALLPHLAAVRLPCSPSFPLPAPSLSPRGPGRPSRTSAALPRPAPPQERARCLGAPAPGLLPAPIVHSSLPLLCPVADRMHVATEAGVVKQKKKIHTPSPELLRDTPSSDRHFFAIYEPLDHTQGGDW